From a region of the Streptomyces tirandamycinicus genome:
- a CDS encoding DUF5719 family protein yields MNRTTLSLLAAVTSLAAVTGFAALTAPDGGTATRAEAPARLPVERSSLLCPAPATSDIAETVYTSITPRSGAAGGGSSSAASSTTSTAELRPSVTTLRGEAGDADGTGEEKKDGGEKKDGEDEAGQDGSTKKSPSEKPVVALAQPGKPVGAKVSGSAAPALVGTATGALASGWTAQQTTTVSAGSGRGVLGVSCTAPDTDLWFPGASLAKDRQDYVHLTNPDDTGALVDVELYGKDGALKSSLSDGIQVPAGASVPVLLSTLTTDPAEDVTVHVTTRTGRVGAVVRGAGDETGSDWLPASADPSGTLVLPGVPADATSVQLVAFAPGDDDAELKVRLASATGTINPAGAESLRVKSGMTASLDMKDVTRGEAGSILLGPAEGAPAAPVVAALQVTRGKGDKQEIAYIPATAPVTERATAADNRAEGSVLSLTAPGGTARVKVTASAGTEGGTQAVKTYTVKGGTTLAVSPPVPAGLKGSYALIVEPQSGGPVHAARALLLPEDGIEMFTVQTLPDDRGLVEVPAARQDLSVLGD; encoded by the coding sequence GTGAACCGCACGACTCTCTCGCTCCTCGCGGCCGTGACGTCCCTCGCCGCCGTGACCGGATTCGCCGCGCTCACCGCGCCGGACGGCGGGACGGCGACGCGGGCGGAGGCACCGGCCCGGCTGCCGGTGGAGCGCTCCAGCCTGCTCTGCCCGGCCCCGGCGACATCGGACATCGCGGAGACGGTGTACACGTCCATCACCCCGCGGTCCGGCGCCGCCGGCGGCGGCAGCAGCTCCGCCGCCTCCTCCACCACCTCGACGGCCGAACTCAGGCCCTCGGTCACGACGTTGAGGGGAGAGGCCGGCGACGCGGACGGGACCGGTGAGGAGAAGAAGGACGGCGGGGAGAAGAAGGACGGCGAGGACGAGGCGGGGCAGGACGGGAGCACCAAGAAGTCGCCGTCCGAAAAGCCCGTCGTCGCCCTCGCGCAGCCCGGAAAGCCCGTCGGCGCCAAGGTGAGCGGCAGCGCGGCTCCCGCGCTCGTCGGCACCGCCACCGGCGCTCTCGCGTCCGGCTGGACCGCCCAGCAGACCACCACGGTCAGCGCGGGGAGCGGCCGTGGCGTCCTCGGCGTCAGCTGCACCGCACCCGACACGGACCTCTGGTTCCCGGGCGCGAGCCTCGCCAAGGACCGGCAGGACTACGTTCACCTGACCAACCCCGACGACACCGGCGCGCTCGTCGACGTCGAGCTCTACGGCAAGGACGGCGCGCTCAAGTCCTCGCTGAGCGACGGCATCCAGGTCCCCGCGGGGGCGAGCGTCCCCGTACTGCTCTCCACGCTGACGACCGATCCCGCCGAGGACGTGACCGTGCACGTCACGACACGTACCGGGCGGGTGGGCGCGGTGGTGCGGGGCGCCGGGGACGAGACCGGCAGCGACTGGCTGCCGGCGTCCGCCGATCCGTCCGGCACGCTGGTGCTGCCCGGCGTCCCGGCGGACGCGACCTCCGTGCAGCTGGTGGCGTTCGCCCCCGGTGACGACGACGCGGAGCTGAAGGTGCGGCTGGCGAGCGCGACCGGCACGATCAACCCCGCCGGTGCGGAGAGCCTTCGGGTCAAGTCCGGCATGACGGCCTCGCTCGACATGAAGGACGTCACCAGGGGCGAGGCGGGCTCGATCCTCCTGGGCCCGGCCGAGGGCGCCCCGGCGGCGCCGGTGGTCGCCGCCCTCCAGGTCACCCGGGGCAAGGGCGACAAGCAGGAGATCGCCTACATTCCGGCGACCGCGCCGGTCACGGAGCGGGCCACCGCCGCCGACAACCGTGCCGAGGGCTCGGTGCTCTCCCTCACCGCGCCCGGCGGGACCGCCCGGGTCAAGGTGACGGCCTCGGCCGGTACCGAGGGCGGAACCCAGGCCGTCAAGACGTACACGGTCAAGGGCGGCACGACGCTGGCGGTCAGCCCGCCCGTCCCGGCCGGACTGAAGGGCTCCTACGCGCTGATCGTCGAGCCCCAGTCCGGCGGTCCGGTCCACGCGGCCCGCGCACTGCTGCTCCCGGAGGACGGCATCGAGATGTTCACCGTCCAGACCCTGCCGGACGACCGCGGCCTGGTCGAGGTCCCGGCGGCGCGGCAGGACCTCTCCGTCCTCGGCGACTGA
- a CDS encoding SIS domain-containing protein: MLDESLLDAPEALARADRRGLLRGAAEAGARVRTAARHAAEAGIAELTPEGRPRAVLIAGPGTAATGVADLLAELAGPTAPVTRLHPTGVAPAAGALRWALPGWAGSVDLLLIATTDGSEPGLALLAEQAYRRGCTVVAVAPQRSPLSDAVARVHGLVVPMATAPHELDEETSSAASPGAFWALFTPLLALLDRVGLISAAPEAMQGVADRLDSIAERCGPAIATYSNPAKTLAAELADTLPLIWTEGAAGPVGRRFAAVLAELAGRPAIAAELPEALPAHGMLLAGDFAAGADPDDFFRDRVDEPQAVRARVLLLRDSLDNGFTAAPAARELALSHDTAISELEPEDGSALETLAELLAVTDFAAGYLALASNGHA, encoded by the coding sequence ATGCTCGACGAGTCACTCCTCGACGCCCCGGAAGCCCTCGCCCGCGCCGACCGTCGCGGTCTGCTCCGCGGCGCCGCGGAGGCCGGGGCACGCGTACGCACCGCCGCCCGGCACGCGGCCGAGGCCGGCATCGCCGAGCTGACCCCGGAGGGCCGCCCGCGCGCCGTGCTGATCGCGGGCCCCGGCACCGCGGCCACGGGCGTCGCCGACCTCCTCGCCGAACTTGCCGGACCCACCGCACCCGTCACCCGTCTCCACCCCACCGGCGTCGCCCCGGCGGCAGGCGCCCTCCGCTGGGCGCTCCCCGGCTGGGCCGGCTCCGTCGACCTCCTCCTCATCGCCACGACCGACGGCAGCGAGCCGGGCCTCGCCCTGCTCGCCGAGCAGGCGTACCGGCGCGGCTGCACCGTCGTCGCCGTCGCTCCGCAGCGTTCCCCCCTCTCCGACGCCGTCGCCCGCGTCCACGGCCTCGTCGTCCCCATGGCGACCGCGCCGCACGAGCTGGACGAGGAGACCTCGAGCGCTGCGAGCCCCGGCGCCTTCTGGGCACTGTTCACCCCGCTTCTCGCGCTCCTCGACCGGGTCGGCCTGATCTCCGCCGCCCCTGAGGCGATGCAGGGCGTGGCCGACCGCCTCGACAGCATCGCCGAGCGCTGCGGCCCGGCGATCGCGACGTACAGCAACCCCGCCAAGACCCTCGCCGCCGAGCTCGCGGACACGCTCCCGCTGATCTGGACGGAGGGCGCGGCAGGTCCCGTCGGCCGCCGGTTCGCCGCGGTACTGGCCGAGCTCGCCGGCCGGCCCGCCATCGCCGCCGAGCTGCCCGAGGCGCTGCCCGCCCACGGCATGCTCCTCGCCGGCGACTTCGCGGCCGGAGCCGACCCGGACGACTTCTTCCGCGACCGTGTCGATGAGCCCCAGGCCGTCAGGGCGCGGGTCCTGCTGCTGCGGGACAGCCTGGACAACGGGTTCACGGCGGCCCCCGCCGCGCGCGAACTCGCGCTCAGCCACGACACCGCCATCAGCGAACTGGAGCCGGAGGACGGCAGCGCGCTGGAGACCCTCGCCGAGCTCCTCGCGGTGACGGACTTCGCCGCCGGGTACCTGGCCCTTGCGAGCAACGGCCACGCCTGA
- a CDS encoding phosphomannomutase/phosphoglucomutase, protein MAASSAADLSQIVKAYDVRGVVPDQWDESLAELFGSAFVQVTGADAIVVGHDMRPSSPGLSAAFARGAAARGADVTMIGLCSTDQLYSASGQLVLPGAMFTASHNPARYNGIKMCRAGATPVGQDTGLTEIRELVESWSASGVPAPAAAPGSVTERDTLDDYASHLLSLVDLATIRPLRVVVDAGNGMGGHTVPKVFASLPVELIPMYFELDGTFPNHEANPLDPKNLVDLQKRVREEGADLGLAFDGDADRCFVVDERGEGVSPSAITALVAARELARNGGGVVIHNLITSWSVPEVVREQGGTPVRTRVGHSFIKEEMARSGAIFGGEHSAHYYFRDFWNADTGMLAALHVLAALGTHDGPLSDLVGRYDRYAASGEINSTVEDQAGRTAAVREAFAGRDGVTFDTLDGLTVSTADWWFNLRSSNTEPLLRLNVEARDEATMSALRDEVLSLVRNG, encoded by the coding sequence GTGGCTGCATCCTCTGCTGCTGATCTGTCACAGATCGTGAAGGCGTACGACGTGCGCGGGGTGGTGCCGGACCAGTGGGACGAGTCGCTGGCCGAGCTGTTCGGATCGGCCTTCGTCCAGGTCACCGGCGCGGACGCGATCGTCGTCGGTCACGACATGCGGCCCTCGTCGCCCGGCCTCTCCGCTGCCTTCGCCCGGGGCGCCGCCGCCCGCGGCGCCGACGTCACCATGATCGGTCTCTGCTCGACGGACCAGCTGTACTCGGCGTCAGGGCAGCTCGTGCTGCCGGGCGCGATGTTCACGGCGTCCCACAACCCCGCCCGGTACAACGGCATCAAGATGTGCCGCGCGGGCGCGACGCCGGTGGGCCAGGACACGGGTCTGACGGAGATCCGGGAACTGGTCGAGTCCTGGAGCGCGTCCGGTGTTCCCGCCCCCGCGGCCGCCCCGGGGTCGGTGACCGAGCGCGACACCCTCGACGACTACGCCTCCCACCTGCTCTCCCTGGTGGACCTGGCGACGATCCGCCCGCTGAGGGTGGTCGTGGACGCGGGCAACGGCATGGGCGGCCACACCGTGCCGAAGGTCTTCGCGTCCCTGCCGGTCGAGCTCATCCCGATGTACTTCGAACTGGACGGTACGTTCCCCAACCACGAAGCCAACCCCCTCGACCCCAAGAACCTCGTGGACCTCCAGAAGCGGGTACGGGAGGAGGGCGCGGACCTCGGCCTGGCCTTCGACGGCGACGCCGACCGGTGCTTCGTCGTCGACGAGCGCGGCGAAGGGGTCTCCCCGTCGGCGATCACGGCCCTGGTCGCGGCACGCGAGCTGGCAAGGAACGGCGGCGGCGTCGTCATCCACAACCTGATCACCTCGTGGTCGGTGCCCGAGGTCGTGCGCGAACAGGGCGGCACGCCGGTACGGACGCGGGTCGGCCACTCCTTCATCAAGGAGGAGATGGCCCGCAGCGGCGCCATCTTCGGCGGTGAGCACTCCGCGCACTACTACTTCCGCGACTTCTGGAACGCCGACACGGGCATGCTCGCCGCCCTCCACGTCCTGGCTGCCCTCGGGACCCACGACGGACCGCTGTCCGACCTGGTCGGCCGGTACGACCGCTACGCCGCCTCCGGCGAGATCAACTCCACGGTCGAGGACCAGGCGGGCCGCACGGCCGCCGTCCGCGAGGCCTTCGCGGGCCGCGACGGCGTCACCTTCGACACCCTCGACGGCCTCACCGTCTCCACCGCCGACTGGTGGTTCAACCTCCGCTCCTCGAACACCGAGCCCCTCCTCCGCCTCAATGTCGAGGCCCGTGACGAGGCCACGATGTCGGCCCTGCGGGACGAGGTCCTCAGCCTGGTCCGGAACGGCTGA
- the manA gene encoding mannose-6-phosphate isomerase, class I, whose translation MDRLSNTVRPYAWGSTTLIPELLGVAPTGLPQAEMWMGAHPGAPSQTGRGSLHDIIDADPARELGRPALEAFGPRLPFLLKLLAAGAPLSLQVHPDRSQAQAGFAAEEAAGVPLDAPHRNYKDDNHKPELVCALTPFDGLCGFRPPVEAADLIGALDVDSLKPYVDLLHAHPEEAALREVLTAVLSADPEEMAHTVAEAAAAAERLGGPYAPFAAIAHHFPGDPGVIAAMLLNHVRLQPGEALFLGAGVPHAYLGGLAVEIMANSDNVLRCGLTPKHVDVPELLRVVRFEAGDPGVLRPEASPSGEELYDTPIDEFRLSRFVRPRGAAPVDLTLPTPQILLATAGRPEAGELTLAPGESVFVPAGEKVELSGTGTVFRATVAV comes from the coding sequence ATGGACCGCCTCTCCAACACCGTTCGCCCCTACGCCTGGGGCTCCACCACGCTCATCCCGGAACTCCTCGGCGTCGCCCCGACCGGCCTGCCGCAGGCGGAGATGTGGATGGGCGCCCATCCCGGTGCCCCGTCGCAGACCGGCCGTGGCTCCCTGCACGACATCATCGACGCGGATCCGGCACGCGAGCTCGGCCGCCCGGCCCTCGAGGCCTTCGGCCCGCGCCTCCCCTTCCTCCTCAAACTGCTCGCCGCCGGCGCCCCCCTGTCCCTGCAGGTCCACCCGGACCGGTCGCAGGCGCAGGCGGGGTTCGCCGCGGAGGAGGCGGCCGGTGTCCCCCTCGATGCGCCCCACCGCAACTACAAGGACGACAACCACAAGCCCGAGCTGGTCTGCGCGCTCACCCCGTTCGACGGCCTCTGCGGCTTCCGCCCGCCCGTCGAGGCGGCCGACCTCATCGGAGCTCTCGACGTCGACTCCCTCAAGCCGTACGTCGACCTCCTCCACGCACACCCCGAGGAGGCCGCGCTTCGCGAGGTCCTGACCGCGGTCCTGTCCGCCGACCCGGAGGAGATGGCCCACACCGTCGCCGAGGCCGCGGCGGCCGCGGAGCGTCTCGGCGGGCCCTACGCCCCCTTCGCCGCCATCGCCCACCACTTCCCCGGCGACCCGGGCGTGATCGCCGCCATGCTGCTGAACCACGTACGACTGCAGCCCGGTGAGGCGCTGTTCCTCGGAGCCGGGGTGCCGCACGCCTACCTCGGCGGACTCGCCGTGGAGATCATGGCGAACTCCGACAACGTTCTGCGGTGCGGACTGACCCCCAAGCACGTCGACGTCCCCGAACTCCTGCGCGTCGTGCGCTTCGAGGCGGGCGACCCCGGCGTGCTGCGGCCCGAGGCCTCGCCGTCGGGCGAGGAACTGTACGACACCCCGATCGACGAGTTCCGGCTCTCCCGCTTCGTACGGCCGCGGGGCGCGGCTCCGGTGGACCTCACCCTGCCCACACCGCAGATCCTGCTGGCGACGGCGGGCCGGCCCGAGGCCGGGGAACTCACCCTCGCTCCAGGGGAGTCGGTGTTCGTTCCCGCGGGCGAAAAGGTCGAACTGTCCGGTACGGGTACCGTCTTCCGGGCCACCGTGGCGGTCTGA
- a CDS encoding DUF3499 domain-containing protein, translated as MESRRGPLKSAVPSNVVSPVRRCSRTACGRPAVATLTYVYADSTAVLGPLATYAEPHCYDLCAEHSERLTAPRGWEVVRLSDASGPARPSGDDLEALANAVREAARPQERAAQAGGGAGARRSDPMEVARRGHLRVLRSPDS; from the coding sequence GTGGAGAGTCGTCGCGGCCCGCTCAAGAGTGCGGTACCGTCCAACGTCGTGAGCCCTGTACGTCGCTGTTCGCGCACCGCGTGCGGCCGTCCTGCCGTCGCGACACTGACGTACGTCTATGCCGACTCGACCGCGGTCCTCGGCCCTCTCGCCACCTACGCCGAGCCCCATTGCTACGACCTGTGCGCGGAGCACAGCGAGCGGCTCACCGCACCCCGCGGCTGGGAGGTCGTCCGGCTCTCCGACGCCTCCGGTCCGGCCAGGCCCAGCGGTGACGATCTCGAGGCGCTCGCCAACGCGGTGAGGGAGGCGGCCCGTCCGCAGGAGCGCGCGGCCCAGGCCGGCGGCGGCGCGGGAGCCCGTAGATCCGACCCGATGGAGGTCGCACGGCGGGGGCACCTCAGGGTGCTTCGCTCGCCGGACTCCTGA
- a CDS encoding cation diffusion facilitator family transporter: protein MSASGGTKAIVAALVANLAIAVAKFVAFLFSGSSSMLAESVHSVADSGNQGLLLLGGRKAKRAATPEHPFGYGRERYIYAFLVSIVLFSVGGMFAIYEGYEKIVHPHAITDWYWPIGVLVFAIIAETISFRTAIKESNAVRGKRSWKEFVRHAKAPELPVVLLEDLGALVGLVLALFGVGLALITGNGVWDGIGTLCIGILLVLIALVLAAETKSLLLGEAAGVEDVEKIKAATVDGDAVTGIIHMRTLHLGPEELLVAAKIAVRHDNTAEQVAAAINAAEDRIRTAVPIARVIYLEPDIYSEEAAAAGADPAATPGGPGPETAH from the coding sequence ATGAGCGCGTCAGGCGGAACCAAGGCGATCGTCGCGGCCCTCGTCGCGAACCTCGCCATCGCAGTAGCCAAGTTCGTGGCGTTCCTCTTCAGCGGGTCCTCGTCGATGCTGGCGGAGAGCGTCCACTCGGTCGCCGACTCCGGGAACCAGGGCCTGCTGCTCCTCGGCGGCAGGAAGGCCAAGCGGGCGGCGACCCCGGAGCACCCCTTCGGCTACGGCCGCGAGCGCTACATCTACGCCTTCCTGGTCTCGATCGTGCTGTTCTCGGTCGGCGGCATGTTCGCGATCTACGAGGGCTACGAGAAGATCGTGCACCCGCACGCCATCACGGACTGGTACTGGCCGATCGGTGTGCTCGTCTTCGCGATCATCGCGGAGACCATCTCGTTCCGCACCGCCATCAAGGAGTCCAACGCGGTGCGCGGCAAGCGCTCCTGGAAGGAGTTCGTCCGGCACGCCAAGGCGCCCGAGCTCCCGGTGGTCCTCCTCGAGGACCTCGGTGCGCTCGTCGGCCTGGTCCTCGCCCTCTTCGGCGTCGGACTCGCCCTGATCACCGGCAACGGCGTGTGGGACGGCATCGGCACCCTGTGCATCGGCATCCTCCTCGTCCTGATCGCGCTGGTCCTCGCGGCCGAGACGAAGTCCCTGCTGCTCGGCGAGGCGGCGGGCGTGGAGGATGTCGAGAAGATCAAGGCGGCGACGGTCGACGGCGACGCGGTGACCGGCATCATCCACATGCGCACGCTGCACCTCGGCCCCGAGGAGCTGCTGGTGGCAGCCAAGATCGCGGTGCGGCACGACAACACGGCGGAGCAGGTCGCCGCGGCGATCAACGCCGCCGAGGACCGCATCCGTACCGCGGTCCCGATCGCGCGCGTCATCTACCTGGAGCCCGACATCTACAGCGAGGAGGCCGCCGCGGCGGGCGCGGACCCGGCCGCGACCCCGGGCGGCCCCGGCCCCGAGACGGCTCACTGA
- a CDS encoding metallopeptidase family protein gives MDSPVPPRPTEPRPRRRDRHGRGMRGPVAPPQVPLSVSRAESFRDLVQDSVERLERRWPQLAEVDFLVLDVPESPGESVPLGSSVPAERGKPARIVVYRRPVEIRTKNRDERALLVHEVVVEQVADLLGLSPESVDPRYGQD, from the coding sequence ATGGACAGTCCCGTACCGCCCCGCCCCACCGAGCCCAGGCCGCGCCGCCGCGACCGCCACGGCCGGGGGATGCGCGGGCCCGTCGCGCCACCGCAGGTGCCGCTCTCCGTCAGCCGGGCCGAGTCGTTCCGCGATCTCGTACAGGACTCGGTGGAGCGACTGGAGCGGCGCTGGCCCCAGCTGGCCGAGGTGGATTTCCTGGTGCTGGACGTGCCGGAGTCGCCCGGCGAGAGCGTGCCGCTGGGCAGCTCGGTGCCGGCGGAGAGGGGCAAGCCGGCCAGGATCGTGGTCTACCGCCGGCCGGTCGAGATCCGCACCAAGAACCGCGACGAGCGGGCGCTGCTGGTGCACGAGGTGGTGGTGGAGCAGGTCGCGGACCTGCTCGGCCTCTCGCCGGAGTCGGTGGACCCTCGCTACGGCCAGGACTGA
- a CDS encoding Trm112 family protein, with translation MPLEAGLLEILACPACHAPLEDATAAETPELICTGKDCGLAYPVRDGIPVLLVDEARRPA, from the coding sequence ATGCCGCTCGAAGCCGGCCTTCTGGAGATCCTCGCCTGTCCGGCCTGCCACGCCCCGCTCGAGGACGCGACGGCTGCCGAAACCCCCGAGCTGATCTGCACCGGCAAGGACTGCGGCCTGGCGTACCCCGTACGGGACGGCATCCCCGTACTGCTCGTGGACGAGGCCCGCCGCCCCGCGTAG
- the ahcY gene encoding adenosylhomocysteinase: MTTVAAGQDFKVADLSLADYGRKEITLAEHEMPGLMAIRKEYAESQPLAGARITGSLHMTVQTAVLIETLVALGAEVRWASCNIFSTQDHAAAAIAVGPDGTPDSPRGVPVFAWKGETLEEYWWCTEQALTWPDSPTGGPNMILDDGGDATLLVHKGVEFEKAGEAPDPATADSEEYGHILRLLNRTLAEDPQKWTRLASEIRGVTEETTTGVHRLYEMQRDGVLLFPAINVNDAVTKSKFDNKYGCRHSLVDGINRATDVLIGGKVAVVCGYGDVGKGCAESLRGQGARVVITEIDPICALQAAMDGYQVTTLDEVVDTADIFITTTGNKDIIMASDMARMKHQAIVGNIGHFDNEIDMAGLAALPGIVKDEVKPQVHTWTFPDGKVIIVLSEGRLLNLGNATGHPSFVMSNSFADQTLAQIELFTKPQEYPTDVYVLPKHLDEKVARLHLDALGVKLTTLRPEQAEYIGVQVEGPYKPDHYRY; encoded by the coding sequence ATGACGACTGTCGCAGCCGGTCAGGACTTCAAGGTCGCCGACCTCTCCCTGGCCGATTACGGCCGCAAGGAGATCACTCTCGCCGAGCACGAGATGCCCGGCCTGATGGCCATCCGCAAGGAGTACGCCGAGTCTCAGCCTCTGGCCGGTGCCCGGATCACCGGTTCCCTGCACATGACGGTGCAGACCGCCGTCCTGATCGAGACCCTGGTGGCGCTGGGTGCCGAGGTCCGCTGGGCCTCGTGCAACATCTTCTCCACCCAGGACCACGCTGCGGCCGCCATCGCGGTCGGGCCGGACGGCACCCCGGACAGCCCGCGGGGCGTACCGGTGTTCGCCTGGAAGGGCGAGACGCTGGAGGAGTACTGGTGGTGCACGGAGCAGGCGCTGACCTGGCCCGATTCGCCCACCGGCGGCCCGAACATGATTCTGGACGACGGTGGTGACGCCACCCTGCTCGTCCACAAGGGCGTCGAGTTCGAGAAGGCCGGTGAGGCTCCCGACCCGGCCACCGCGGACAGCGAGGAGTACGGTCACATCCTGCGTCTGCTCAACCGCACCCTCGCGGAGGACCCGCAGAAGTGGACCCGGCTGGCGTCGGAGATCCGGGGTGTGACGGAGGAGACCACGACCGGTGTCCACCGCCTGTACGAGATGCAGCGCGACGGTGTCCTTCTCTTCCCCGCGATCAACGTCAACGACGCGGTGACCAAGTCGAAGTTCGACAACAAGTACGGCTGCCGGCACTCCCTGGTCGACGGGATCAACCGCGCCACCGACGTTCTGATCGGCGGCAAGGTCGCCGTGGTCTGCGGCTACGGCGACGTCGGCAAGGGCTGCGCGGAGTCGCTCCGTGGTCAGGGCGCCCGGGTGGTCATCACCGAGATCGACCCGATCTGCGCGCTGCAGGCGGCGATGGACGGCTACCAGGTCACGACGCTGGACGAGGTCGTGGACACGGCGGACATCTTCATCACCACGACCGGGAACAAGGACATCATCATGGCCTCGGACATGGCCAGGATGAAGCACCAGGCGATCGTGGGGAACATCGGCCACTTCGACAACGAGATCGACATGGCGGGCCTGGCCGCACTGCCGGGCATCGTCAAGGACGAGGTCAAGCCGCAGGTGCACACCTGGACCTTCCCGGACGGCAAGGTGATCATCGTGCTGTCGGAGGGCCGCCTGCTGAACCTGGGCAATGCCACCGGCCACCCGTCGTTCGTGATGTCCAACTCCTTCGCGGACCAGACGCTGGCGCAGATCGAGCTGTTCACCAAGCCGCAGGAGTACCCGACCGACGTGTACGTGCTGCCCAAGCACCTCGACGAGAAGGTCGCCCGGCTGCACCTCGACGCGCTCGGCGTGAAGCTCACCACGCTCCGCCCCGAGCAGGCCGAGTACATCGGCGTCCAGGTCGAGGGCCCGTACAAGCCGGACCACTACCGCTACTGA